From the Kineococcus rhizosphaerae genome, one window contains:
- the rlmB gene encoding 23S rRNA (guanosine(2251)-2'-O)-methyltransferase RlmB: MAGNSQRRGATSKGKKGPTGGSGGKNRRSLEGKGPTPKAVDRPYHPAAKAAAKGAHRSATTNARPGGRPPVRRKSTGETEWIAGRNSIVEALRAELPITGIYVASRIESDDRVREILKAAGDRGIPLLEASRQDLDRFTDGAVHQGVAASVPPYDYQHPMDLLEAAVDSGRPALIVALDGVTDPRNLGAVVRSVAAFGGHGVVVPERRAAGMTASAWKTSAGAAARVPVARATNLNRALEEYQKAGLFVVGLDAEGDVDLPELRLADGPIVVVVGAEGAGLSRLTREKCDQVVSIPMAGAVESLNAGVAAGIALYEVARHR; this comes from the coding sequence GTGGCAGGCAACTCCCAGCGCCGCGGCGCGACGAGCAAGGGCAAGAAGGGTCCGACGGGGGGCAGCGGCGGCAAGAACCGGCGCAGCCTCGAGGGCAAGGGGCCGACGCCCAAGGCCGTCGACCGCCCGTACCACCCCGCCGCGAAGGCGGCCGCCAAGGGCGCGCACCGCTCGGCGACCACCAACGCGCGCCCGGGCGGGCGTCCCCCGGTGCGGCGCAAGAGCACCGGTGAGACCGAGTGGATCGCCGGCCGGAACTCGATCGTCGAGGCGCTGCGCGCGGAACTGCCCATCACGGGCATCTACGTCGCCTCGCGCATCGAGAGCGACGACCGCGTGCGCGAGATCCTCAAGGCCGCCGGCGACCGCGGCATCCCGCTGCTGGAGGCCTCGCGCCAGGACCTCGACCGGTTCACCGACGGCGCCGTCCACCAGGGTGTCGCGGCCAGCGTGCCGCCGTACGACTACCAGCACCCTATGGACCTGCTGGAGGCTGCGGTCGACTCCGGCCGTCCGGCGCTCATCGTGGCCCTCGACGGGGTCACGGACCCGCGCAACCTGGGCGCGGTCGTCCGCTCGGTCGCCGCGTTCGGCGGTCACGGCGTGGTCGTGCCCGAACGCCGGGCCGCGGGCATGACGGCCTCGGCGTGGAAGACGTCGGCCGGTGCGGCCGCACGGGTCCCCGTCGCGCGCGCGACGAACCTCAACCGGGCCCTGGAGGAGTACCAGAAGGCCGGGCTGTTCGTCGTCGGCCTGGACGCCGAGGGCGACGTGGACCTGCCGGAGCTGCGGCTCGCCGACGGCCCGATCGTCGTCGTGGTCGGCGCCGAGGGCGCGGGCCTGTCCCGGTTGACGCGCGAGAAGTGCGACCAGGTCGTGAGCATCCCCATGGCCGGTGCCGTGGAGTCCCTCAACGCCGGGGTGGCCGCGGGCATCGCGCTGTACGAGGTCGCGCGGCACCGGTGA
- a CDS encoding SPFH domain-containing protein, whose translation MARHVTVRTGTRAVVTVDGLVVAVLDPGRHRLPGRRSRRAVEVVDVRENLLLITSQEAAALDVPGVRFAIAVRLRTVDPVAFGTVSQSPLDDVRLSAQVAARDWIAARTLQDVLTERAGATADLTAGVAAGVARFGVEVLEVALRDVTVPGEVRRGLLELAVARHESAARLERARGETAALRALANGTRALQDNPALLQLRTVQAAVERGGQVVLHVGEVAG comes from the coding sequence GTGGCCCGCCACGTCACCGTCCGCACCGGAACCCGCGCCGTCGTCACTGTCGACGGGCTCGTCGTCGCCGTCCTCGACCCGGGGCGCCACCGCCTGCCCGGCCGGCGGTCCCGGCGCGCGGTCGAGGTTGTCGACGTCCGCGAGAACCTCCTGCTGATCACCAGCCAGGAGGCCGCGGCGCTCGACGTCCCGGGGGTCCGGTTCGCGATCGCGGTGCGGCTGCGCACCGTCGACCCCGTCGCGTTCGGCACGGTCTCGCAGAGCCCGCTCGACGACGTCCGGCTGTCCGCGCAGGTCGCGGCCCGCGACTGGATCGCTGCGCGGACCCTCCAGGACGTCCTGACGGAACGGGCCGGTGCGACGGCGGACCTGACGGCCGGCGTCGCAGCCGGCGTCGCGCGGTTCGGCGTCGAGGTCCTGGAGGTGGCGTTGCGGGACGTGACCGTCCCCGGTGAGGTCCGCCGGGGTCTGCTCGAACTCGCCGTCGCCCGGCACGAGTCGGCAGCCCGCCTGGAGCGGGCCCGGGGCGAGACGGCTGCCCTGCGCGCTCTGGCCAACGGGACCCGTGCGCTGCAGGACAACCCGGCGCTGTTGCAGCTGCGCACGGTGCAGGCGGCGGTCGAGCGGGGCGGGCAGGTGGTCCTGCACGTCGGGGAGGTCGCCGGTTAG
- a CDS encoding NAD-dependent epimerase/dehydratase family protein — protein sequence MSAGTRIALTGAAGKLGRVVLRDLLDHGYSVLALDQTPPPGLVAGDDVQFVRIDLSDHGQVTEALTGRIEERGGPFEAVVHLAAIPAPGLAPNATTFRNNSAATWNVFDAARAAGVKNVVWASSETVLGLPFEAAPPPYAPLDEEYPVRPESTYSLVKSLEEEMARHFCRWVPDLTMTGLRFSNVMHVEDYAKFPSFDHDPTLRKWNLWGYIDARDGAQAVRLALQRKGPGVEVCIVANADTVMTRSSASLLAEVYPGVEVRKELAEHETLLSIDKARRVLGYEPQHSWRDHV from the coding sequence GTGTCTGCAGGAACCCGGATCGCCCTGACGGGAGCGGCCGGAAAGCTGGGCCGCGTCGTGCTGCGCGACCTGCTCGACCACGGGTACTCGGTGCTCGCGCTGGACCAGACCCCGCCCCCGGGGCTGGTGGCCGGCGACGACGTGCAGTTCGTGCGGATCGACCTGAGCGACCACGGGCAGGTGACCGAGGCGCTGACGGGCCGCATCGAGGAACGCGGTGGGCCCTTCGAGGCGGTCGTGCACCTCGCAGCCATCCCCGCCCCGGGGCTGGCACCGAACGCGACGACGTTCCGCAACAACTCGGCGGCCACCTGGAACGTGTTCGACGCCGCGCGCGCCGCGGGGGTGAAGAACGTGGTGTGGGCCTCCAGCGAGACGGTGCTGGGGTTGCCGTTCGAGGCCGCTCCCCCGCCGTACGCGCCGCTGGACGAGGAGTACCCGGTGCGGCCGGAGTCGACGTACTCGCTCGTGAAGTCCCTCGAGGAGGAGATGGCGCGGCACTTCTGCCGCTGGGTCCCGGACCTGACGATGACGGGCCTGCGGTTCTCCAACGTCATGCACGTGGAGGACTACGCGAAGTTCCCCTCGTTCGACCACGACCCGACGCTGCGCAAGTGGAACCTGTGGGGCTACATCGACGCCCGCGACGGCGCCCAGGCGGTGCGGTTGGCCCTGCAGCGCAAGGGGCCCGGGGTCGAGGTGTGCATCGTCGCCAACGCCGACACCGTCATGACGCGCTCGTCGGCGTCGCTGCTGGCCGAGGTGTACCCGGGCGTCGAGGTCCGCAAGGAGCTCGCCGAGCACGAGACCCTGCTGTCCATCGACAAGGCCCGCCGGGTGCTGGGGTACGAGCCCCAGCACTCCTGGCGCGACCACGTGTAG
- a CDS encoding ABC transporter permease, protein MTPLRPTTVARAADTGTRGRSAARRSLRRHWQLYLMLAVPLLWFVVFKYVPMVNAVIAFKQYNVVDGIWGSDWVGLANFQRFFDNPVFGRIVSNTFILSVYAVLAGFPVPIVLALAINEVRLRFFARTVQLVTYAPFFISTVIIVSMTILVLSPRIGLLSDVFGFFGADQPNVLGDPDAFRHVYVWTDVWQTAGYSAVIYLAALAGIDPTLYEAARVDGANRLQKIIAVDLPGIAPTAVIILILGVGNVMSLGFEKAFLLQNPLNLSQSEVIATYTYKVGLINADFSLASAIGLFNSAINLVLLVTVNRVAKRVTGSGLW, encoded by the coding sequence CTGACCCCGCTGCGGCCCACGACGGTCGCGCGTGCCGCGGACACGGGCACCCGTGGTCGCTCCGCGGCCCGGCGCAGCCTGCGCCGGCACTGGCAGCTGTACCTGATGCTGGCCGTCCCGCTGCTGTGGTTCGTCGTCTTCAAGTACGTGCCGATGGTCAACGCCGTCATCGCCTTCAAGCAGTACAACGTGGTCGACGGCATCTGGGGCAGCGACTGGGTGGGCCTGGCCAACTTCCAGCGCTTCTTCGACAACCCGGTCTTCGGCCGCATCGTCTCCAACACGTTCATCCTGTCCGTGTACGCCGTGCTGGCCGGTTTCCCGGTGCCGATCGTCCTGGCGCTGGCGATCAACGAGGTGCGGCTGCGCTTCTTCGCCCGCACGGTCCAGCTCGTCACCTACGCCCCGTTCTTCATCTCCACGGTGATCATCGTGTCGATGACGATCCTGGTGCTGTCCCCGCGCATCGGGCTGCTCTCGGACGTCTTCGGCTTCTTCGGGGCCGACCAGCCCAACGTGCTGGGTGACCCGGACGCCTTCCGGCACGTCTACGTCTGGACGGACGTGTGGCAGACGGCCGGGTACTCGGCCGTCATCTACCTCGCGGCCCTGGCCGGCATCGACCCCACGCTGTACGAGGCGGCCCGGGTCGACGGGGCCAACCGCCTGCAGAAGATCATCGCCGTCGACCTGCCCGGCATCGCGCCCACCGCCGTGATCATCCTCATCCTCGGCGTCGGCAACGTCATGTCGCTCGGCTTCGAGAAGGCCTTCCTGCTGCAGAACCCGCTGAACCTGTCGCAGTCGGAGGTCATCGCGACCTACACCTACAAGGTCGGTCTCATCAACGCCGACTTCAGCCTCGCCAGCGCCATCGGCCTGTTCAACTCCGCCATCAACCTCGTGCTGCTGGTGACGGTCAACCGGGTCGCCAAACGAGTCACCGGGAGTGGTCTGTGGTGA
- the cysS gene encoding cysteine--tRNA ligase — translation MTLHLHDSASGAVREFAPLVPGQVGIYVCGPTPQGSPHLGHVRSQVAFDVLRRWLERSGLAVTMVRNVTDIDDKILAKAAEAGVEWWAHAYRHEREFSAAYDALGVLPATVEPRATGHVPEMVELIARLVERGHAYAAADGSGDVYFDVRSWPAYGELTHQELDDMEPAADADPRGKRDPRDFALWKGAKATEPASASWDTPWGRGRPGWHLECSAMIGRYLGPAFDIHGGGLDLRFPHHENEQAQSRAAGDGFANFWLHNYFVTMSGEKMSKSLGNVLGIPHLLESHRAVALRYYLVAGHYRSHLEWSENSLVEAEAAYSRLEGFVRRAAERLGTHGEPAQVPAAFAAAMDDDLATPAALAVLHDTVRAGNSALASGDEAGLRAALDEVRAGLDVLGLDPFAHPWASQARGADGSRDALDVLVRARLEDRAAARAAKDFATADAVRDSLKAAGIVIEDTPTGARWVLEGEQ, via the coding sequence GTGACCCTCCACCTGCACGACAGCGCCAGCGGCGCGGTGCGCGAGTTCGCGCCGCTCGTCCCCGGGCAGGTCGGCATCTACGTCTGCGGCCCCACGCCGCAGGGGTCACCGCACCTCGGTCACGTCCGCAGCCAGGTCGCCTTCGACGTGCTGCGCCGCTGGCTGGAGCGGTCCGGGCTGGCCGTGACGATGGTCCGCAACGTCACCGACATCGACGACAAGATCCTCGCCAAGGCCGCCGAGGCCGGGGTCGAGTGGTGGGCGCACGCCTACCGCCACGAGCGGGAGTTCTCCGCGGCCTACGACGCCCTCGGCGTCCTGCCCGCCACCGTCGAGCCGCGCGCGACGGGCCACGTCCCGGAGATGGTCGAGCTCATCGCCCGCCTCGTCGAGCGCGGCCACGCCTACGCCGCCGCCGACGGCTCCGGCGACGTCTACTTCGACGTGCGCTCCTGGCCCGCCTACGGCGAGCTGACCCACCAGGAGCTCGACGACATGGAACCGGCCGCCGACGCCGACCCGCGCGGCAAGCGCGACCCGCGGGACTTCGCGCTGTGGAAGGGCGCCAAGGCGACCGAACCCGCCAGCGCCTCCTGGGACACCCCCTGGGGTCGTGGACGTCCCGGTTGGCACCTGGAGTGCTCGGCCATGATCGGGCGCTACCTCGGGCCGGCGTTCGACATCCACGGCGGCGGCCTGGACCTGCGTTTCCCGCACCACGAGAACGAGCAGGCCCAGTCCCGCGCCGCTGGGGACGGGTTCGCCAACTTCTGGCTGCACAACTACTTCGTCACCATGTCGGGCGAGAAGATGAGCAAGTCGCTCGGCAACGTCCTCGGCATCCCGCACCTGCTGGAGAGCCACCGCGCCGTCGCCCTGCGCTACTACCTCGTCGCCGGGCACTACCGCTCGCACCTGGAGTGGTCGGAGAACTCCCTCGTCGAGGCCGAGGCCGCCTACTCCCGGCTCGAGGGGTTCGTGCGCCGGGCCGCCGAGCGCCTGGGCACTCACGGCGAGCCCGCGCAGGTGCCGGCGGCCTTCGCGGCCGCGATGGACGACGACCTGGCCACCCCCGCGGCGCTCGCGGTCCTGCACGACACCGTCCGCGCCGGGAACTCGGCGCTCGCGTCCGGGGACGAGGCGGGGCTGCGCGCGGCGCTGGACGAGGTCCGCGCCGGGCTCGACGTGCTGGGGCTGGACCCGTTCGCCCACCCCTGGGCGTCGCAGGCCCGGGGCGCCGACGGCTCCCGGGACGCGCTGGACGTGCTCGTGCGCGCCCGGCTCGAGGACCGCGCCGCCGCCCGCGCGGCGAAGGACTTCGCCACCGCCGACGCCGTGCGCGACTCCCTGAAGGCCGCGGGCATCGTGATCGAGGACACCCCCACCGGGGCACGGTGGGTTCTGGAAGGTGAGCAGTAG
- a CDS encoding cation:proton antiporter, whose protein sequence is MHTAALLIELGAVIFGLGLVGRLAGRLGISPVPLYLLAGLAFGAGGVFPLNAPEGFLDAASEIGVVMLLLLLGLEYSAGDLLGNLRRQAPVGVLDLLLNGLPGAAFGLLLGFGPIGALAMFGITAVSSSGIVAKVLADLGRLGNRETPAVLGILVLEDLGMAVYLPVLTAVLAASGVWEATGSVLIALACLAVALVVALRWGHVISKFVSAGSSEVTLLRVLGLALLVAGVAEQLHVSAAVGAFLLGISLSNDLEEEAHHRLEPLRDLFAAVFFVSFGLSTDPSSLPPVLLPALGLVVVGVGTKLVTGWVAAKRAGIAVPGRVRAGAALIPRGEFSIVIAGLATAAGVDPRLAALAAAYVLVMAVLGPVLARFADPWARAYVRRQREKAVTAR, encoded by the coding sequence GTGCACACCGCTGCTCTGCTCATCGAGCTCGGTGCGGTCATCTTCGGGCTCGGTCTCGTCGGTCGCCTCGCCGGACGCCTCGGCATCTCCCCGGTGCCGCTCTACCTGCTCGCCGGCCTCGCCTTCGGGGCCGGCGGGGTCTTCCCGCTCAACGCCCCCGAGGGCTTCCTCGACGCGGCGTCGGAGATCGGCGTCGTCATGCTCCTGCTCCTGCTGGGGCTGGAGTACTCCGCCGGCGACCTGCTGGGCAACCTGCGCCGCCAGGCCCCCGTCGGGGTCCTCGACCTGCTCCTCAACGGCCTGCCCGGGGCGGCGTTCGGGCTGCTGCTCGGCTTCGGGCCCATCGGCGCCCTGGCCATGTTCGGCATCACCGCCGTCAGCTCCTCCGGCATCGTCGCCAAGGTCCTGGCCGACCTCGGCCGCCTCGGCAACCGCGAGACCCCCGCCGTCCTCGGGATCCTCGTCCTGGAGGACCTCGGGATGGCCGTCTACCTGCCCGTGCTGACCGCCGTCCTGGCCGCCTCCGGGGTCTGGGAGGCGACCGGCTCGGTCCTCATCGCCCTGGCGTGCCTGGCCGTCGCTCTCGTCGTCGCCCTGCGCTGGGGCCACGTCATCTCGAAGTTCGTCTCCGCGGGCTCCAGCGAGGTCACGCTGCTGCGCGTCCTGGGCCTGGCGCTCCTGGTCGCCGGGGTCGCCGAGCAGCTGCACGTCTCCGCCGCCGTCGGCGCGTTCCTGCTCGGCATCAGCCTGTCCAACGACCTGGAGGAGGAGGCCCACCACCGCCTCGAACCCCTGCGGGACCTGTTCGCCGCCGTGTTCTTCGTCTCCTTCGGCCTCTCGACCGACCCCAGCTCGCTGCCGCCGGTGCTGCTGCCCGCGCTCGGTCTCGTCGTGGTCGGGGTGGGCACCAAGCTCGTCACCGGCTGGGTCGCCGCCAAGCGCGCCGGCATCGCCGTGCCCGGCCGCGTCCGCGCCGGGGCCGCGCTCATCCCGCGCGGGGAGTTCTCCATCGTCATCGCCGGCCTGGCCACCGCCGCCGGCGTCGACCCCCGGCTCGCGGCGCTCGCGGCCGCCTACGTCCTCGTGATGGCGGTCCTGGGCCCGGTGCTGGCGCGCTTCGCCGACCCGTGGGCGCGCGCGTACGTCCGCCGGCAGCGGGAGAAGGCCGTCACGGCCCGCTGA
- a CDS encoding carbohydrate ABC transporter permease, which yields MVGVYVLLVTALVVVLVPLLYILASSFSSPAAVSAGRVFLWPVDFTVRGYEVALSNSAIVTGFLNSLVYTVVGALISVVLTIMIAYPLSIPDLWGRKAITKFVVFTMLFAGGIIPTYLVVQALGLLDTRGALLLPQAIGVWQVIIAVAFLRSSIPDELHEAAQLDGASDLRILFTVVLPLAKPLIAVIALMYGIAQWNSYFDALLYLRDPDLAPLQIVLRNILILNTSGGSTDAAAMMERQQLANLLKYSLIVIATVPLLLVYPFVARYFTKGILVGAVKG from the coding sequence ATGGTCGGGGTCTACGTCCTGCTGGTCACCGCGCTCGTGGTGGTCCTCGTCCCGCTGCTGTACATCCTCGCCAGCTCCTTCAGCTCCCCGGCGGCGGTCTCGGCCGGGCGGGTGTTCCTGTGGCCGGTGGACTTCACGGTGCGCGGCTACGAGGTGGCCCTGAGCAACTCGGCGATCGTCACCGGCTTCCTCAACTCGCTCGTCTACACCGTCGTCGGCGCGCTCATCAGCGTCGTCCTGACGATCATGATCGCCTACCCGCTGTCCATCCCCGACCTGTGGGGCCGCAAGGCGATCACCAAGTTCGTCGTGTTCACCATGCTCTTCGCCGGCGGCATCATCCCCACCTACCTCGTCGTGCAGGCCCTGGGGCTGCTCGACACCCGCGGCGCGCTGCTGCTGCCGCAGGCCATCGGCGTCTGGCAGGTCATCATCGCCGTGGCCTTCCTGCGCTCCTCCATCCCCGACGAGCTGCACGAGGCCGCGCAGCTCGACGGCGCCAGCGACCTGCGCATCCTGTTCACCGTCGTCCTGCCGCTGGCCAAGCCGCTCATCGCCGTCATCGCCCTGATGTACGGCATCGCGCAGTGGAACTCCTACTTCGACGCCCTGCTGTACCTGCGCGACCCCGACCTGGCCCCGCTGCAGATCGTGCTGCGCAACATCCTCATCCTCAACACCTCCGGGGGCAGCACCGACGCCGCCGCGATGATGGAGCGCCAGCAGCTGGCCAACCTGCTGAAGTACTCCCTCATCGTCATCGCGACCGTCCCGCTGCTGCTCGTCTACCCGTTCGTGGCCCGCTACTTCACGAAGGGCATCCTCGTCGGCGCGGTCAAGGGCTGA
- a CDS encoding ABC transporter ATP-binding protein — MATVTFDKATRIYPGGDKPAVDALDLHVEDGEFLVLVGPSGCGKSTSLRMLAGLEDVNGGRILIGDRDVTTVPPKDRDIAMVFQNYALYPHMTVADNMGFALKIAGTPKDEIKRRVQEAAKILDLEQYLTRKPKALSGGQRQRVAMGRAIVRQPQVFLMDEPLSNLDAKLRVQTRTQIASLQRRLAVTTVYVTHDQVEAMTMGDRVAVLKDGLLQQVDTPRRMYDHPNNVFVAGFIGSPAMNLLTLDATDGGLKFGDTVHPVERGLLSGTGNKVTLGVRPEDLELSTSGLPVQVEVVEELGADAYIYGSLAQPGGESHQVIARVDGRRPPEKGSTVHFTPKQGHVHLFDVTSGERIGA, encoded by the coding sequence ATGGCTACGGTCACGTTCGACAAGGCGACGCGCATCTACCCCGGGGGCGACAAGCCCGCGGTCGACGCCCTGGACCTGCACGTGGAGGACGGCGAGTTCCTCGTCCTCGTCGGCCCCTCCGGCTGCGGCAAGTCCACCTCCCTGCGCATGCTCGCCGGTCTCGAGGACGTCAACGGCGGACGCATCCTCATCGGTGACCGCGACGTCACGACGGTCCCGCCGAAGGACCGCGACATCGCGATGGTGTTCCAGAACTACGCGCTGTACCCGCACATGACGGTCGCCGACAACATGGGCTTCGCCCTGAAGATCGCCGGCACGCCCAAGGACGAGATCAAGCGTCGTGTGCAGGAAGCCGCGAAGATCCTCGACCTCGAGCAGTACCTGACCCGCAAGCCGAAGGCCCTCTCCGGTGGTCAGCGTCAGCGCGTCGCCATGGGCCGCGCGATCGTCCGCCAGCCGCAGGTCTTCCTCATGGACGAGCCGCTGTCGAACCTCGACGCCAAGCTGCGCGTGCAGACCCGTACCCAGATCGCGTCGCTGCAGCGCCGGCTGGCCGTCACGACGGTCTACGTCACGCACGACCAGGTCGAGGCCATGACGATGGGTGACCGCGTCGCGGTCCTCAAGGACGGTCTGCTGCAGCAGGTCGACACCCCGCGCCGCATGTACGACCACCCGAACAACGTCTTCGTCGCCGGGTTCATCGGCTCGCCCGCGATGAACCTGCTGACCCTGGACGCCACCGACGGCGGCCTGAAGTTCGGCGACACCGTCCACCCCGTGGAGCGCGGTCTGCTCTCCGGCACCGGCAACAAGGTCACCCTGGGCGTCCGCCCGGAGGACCTGGAGCTGTCCACCTCCGGTCTGCCGGTGCAGGTCGAGGTCGTCGAGGAGCTCGGCGCCGACGCCTACATCTACGGTTCGCTGGCCCAGCCGGGCGGGGAGTCGCACCAGGTCATCGCGCGCGTCGACGGCCGCCGTCCCCCGGAGAAGGGCTCGACGGTCCACTTCACGCCGAAGCAGGGCCACGTGCACCTGTTCGACGTGACCAGCGGTGAGCGCATCGGCGCCTGA
- a CDS encoding MarR family winged helix-turn-helix transcriptional regulator produces the protein MTEQTPRWLNPDERRVWLRLSALMELLPAALDAQLQRDADLTKTAYLTLAMLSEEPTRSLRMSELGARSNASPSRISHVVSRLEKDGWVRREKSPCDGRGQVAILTDAGYDKVVASAPGHVERVRELVFDPLAEGDLGDLDAVMVKLLDVLDPDARFAATALAREVC, from the coding sequence ATGACTGAGCAGACGCCCCGCTGGCTCAACCCTGACGAACGCCGCGTGTGGCTGCGCCTCAGCGCGCTCATGGAACTGCTGCCCGCCGCGCTCGACGCGCAGCTGCAGCGCGACGCCGACCTGACGAAGACGGCGTACCTGACCCTGGCGATGCTGTCCGAGGAACCCACCCGCAGCCTGCGGATGAGCGAGCTCGGTGCTCGTTCCAACGCCAGCCCCTCGCGCATCTCCCACGTCGTCTCCCGCCTGGAGAAGGACGGCTGGGTGCGCCGCGAGAAGAGCCCCTGCGACGGGCGCGGGCAGGTCGCGATCCTCACCGACGCCGGCTACGACAAGGTCGTCGCCTCGGCGCCCGGGCACGTCGAGCGGGTCCGGGAACTCGTCTTCGACCCGCTGGCCGAGGGCGACCTCGGCGACCTGGACGCCGTCATGGTCAAGCTGCTCGACGTGCTCGACCCGGACGCCCGGTTCGCCGCGACCGCCCTGGCCCGCGAGGTCTGCTGA
- a CDS encoding cation:proton antiporter regulatory subunit: MDLEETKLPGVGLRHDFTTARGRRIGVISTRGGERELLVYSQDDPDACHAVIDLDGDEAEVLAELLGQPRVIERLARLREQIEGLATEGIYLEDGSPYVGRTLGDAAIRSRTGASVVALVRNGEVVPSPVPSQQFRSGDKIVVVGTQEGVRATAELLHNG, from the coding sequence GTGGACCTGGAAGAGACCAAGCTGCCCGGCGTGGGGCTGCGGCACGACTTCACCACCGCCCGCGGGCGGCGCATCGGGGTGATCTCGACCCGCGGCGGCGAGCGCGAGCTGCTCGTCTACTCCCAGGACGACCCCGACGCGTGCCACGCCGTGATCGACCTCGACGGCGACGAGGCCGAGGTGCTCGCCGAGCTGCTCGGTCAGCCGCGCGTCATCGAGCGCCTCGCCCGGCTGCGCGAGCAGATCGAGGGGCTGGCCACCGAGGGCATCTACCTCGAGGACGGCTCGCCGTACGTCGGCAGGACCCTGGGCGACGCCGCGATCCGCAGCCGCACCGGCGCCTCCGTCGTGGCGCTCGTGCGCAACGGCGAGGTCGTCCCCTCGCCCGTGCCGTCCCAGCAGTTCCGCTCGGGTGACAAGATCGTGGTCGTCGGCACCCAGGAAGGCGTCCGCGCGACCGCGGAACTGCTGCACAACGGCTGA
- a CDS encoding DUF4032 domain-containing protein encodes MSTETAASLQITAARPYPQLLDLPWDVPLEEWPQEHLAALPRGISRHVVRFVKLGNRVLAVKETNAPIAHREYRMLRLLNRLEVPSVAPVAVITGRVDRDGEPLNAVLVTRHLQYSLPYRALYSQMLRPDTAKRAVDALAVLLVKLHLTGFYWGDVSLSNALFRRDAGAFAAYLVDAETGELYDELSTGQRAYDLDLARTNIAGELMDVVASEALDADMDEVLAIADRIVSRYEALWVELTEPESFEKGERWRVEARIRRLNDLGFDVGELAITTDIDGTTVRIEPKVVDAGHHSRRLLRLTGLDAEENQARRLLNDLDSYTAANDRQGEDEEIVAHDWVADVFEPVQRAVPRELRGRMEAAELFHEVLEHRWYLSEKASRDVGLEEAVHSYVTAVLPNKPDERAVLGVDTQAIRVVADDD; translated from the coding sequence GTGAGCACCGAGACGGCGGCGTCGCTGCAGATCACCGCAGCCCGGCCCTACCCCCAGCTCCTGGACCTGCCGTGGGACGTCCCGCTGGAGGAGTGGCCGCAGGAGCACCTGGCCGCGCTGCCGCGAGGCATCTCCCGGCACGTCGTGCGGTTCGTGAAGCTCGGCAACCGGGTGCTGGCGGTCAAGGAGACGAACGCGCCGATCGCGCACCGCGAGTACCGGATGCTGCGGCTGCTGAACCGCCTCGAGGTGCCGTCCGTGGCACCGGTGGCGGTCATCACCGGCCGCGTCGACCGCGACGGCGAGCCCTTGAACGCGGTGCTGGTGACGCGCCACCTGCAGTACTCGCTGCCCTACCGCGCGTTGTACAGCCAGATGCTGCGCCCCGACACCGCCAAGCGCGCCGTCGACGCGCTCGCGGTGCTGCTGGTGAAGCTGCACCTGACGGGTTTCTACTGGGGCGACGTGTCGCTGTCGAACGCCCTGTTCCGGCGCGACGCGGGGGCCTTCGCGGCCTACCTCGTGGACGCCGAGACCGGTGAGCTGTACGACGAGCTGTCCACGGGGCAGCGCGCCTACGACCTCGACCTGGCCCGCACGAACATCGCGGGCGAGCTCATGGACGTCGTGGCCTCCGAGGCGCTGGACGCCGACATGGACGAGGTGCTGGCGATCGCGGACCGCATCGTGTCCCGGTACGAGGCGCTGTGGGTGGAGCTGACGGAGCCGGAGTCCTTCGAGAAGGGCGAGCGCTGGCGCGTCGAGGCCCGCATCCGGCGCCTGAACGACCTGGGGTTCGACGTCGGCGAGCTGGCCATCACCACCGACATCGACGGCACCACCGTCCGCATCGAGCCGAAGGTCGTCGACGCCGGTCACCACTCGCGCCGGCTGCTGCGCCTGACGGGGCTGGACGCGGAGGAGAACCAGGCGCGCCGGCTGCTCAACGACCTCGACTCCTACACCGCGGCGAACGACCGCCAGGGCGAGGACGAGGAGATCGTGGCGCACGACTGGGTGGCCGACGTCTTCGAACCCGTGCAGCGCGCGGTCCCCCGCGAGTTGCGGGGTCGCATGGAGGCCGCTGAACTGTTCCACGAGGTGCTGGAACACCGCTGGTACCTGTCCGAGAAGGCCAGCCGCGACGTCGGCCTCGAAGAGGCCGTCCACTCCTACGTGACGGCTGTGCTGCCGAACAAACCCGACGAACGAGCCGTGCTCGGCGTCGACACCCAGGCGATCCGCGTGGTCGCCGACGACGACTGA